Proteins encoded in a region of the Sebastes fasciatus isolate fSebFas1 chromosome 9, fSebFas1.pri, whole genome shotgun sequence genome:
- the mrpl14 gene encoding large ribosomal subunit protein uL14m, with the protein MTLHLLSRSLTGLLAEASTIVHHRTFSVSAVAAAIQKMTRVRVVDNTPLGNTPYHRPPRVIHVYTKNGVGKVGDRVLLAIKGQKKKALIVGHKMPGDRMCPRFDSNNVVLIEDNGNPTGTRIKVPIPSHLRNMEGDYSKVLAIANSFV; encoded by the exons ATGACTCTCCATCTGCTCTCAAGATCCCTCACTGGGCTCCTTGCAGAGGCATCGACTATAGTTCATCACAGGACTTTTAG TGTATCTGCTGTTGCCGCAGCCATCCAAAAAATGACAAGAGTGCGCGTCGTGGACAACACCCCTCTTGGAAACACACCATATCACCGTCCCCCAAGAGTGATCCACGTCTACACTAAGAATGGCGTAGGAAAAGTTGGTGACAGAGTGTTGCTTGCCATCAAAGGACAGAAGAAGAAAGCTCTAATCGTTGGACACAAAATGCCCGGAGACCGCATGTGTCCACGCTTTGATTCGAACAATGTTGTTCTGATAGAGGACAATGGGAACCCTACAGGAACAAGAATTAAGGTCCCTATACCCTCACATCTACGTAACATGGAGGGAGATTACTCCAAAGTCCTAGCCATTGCTAATTCATTTGTTTAA
- the capn1a gene encoding calpain 1, (mu/I) large subunit a, with the protein MDPTGGICAAIQANRLRAEGMGSKEQAVPFSNQDYEALKQECVESGCLFEDPCFPAEPPSLGFKELAPHSAKTMDVEWTRPTEMTDDPQFIVGGATRTDICQGALGDCWLLAAIGSLTLNERLLHRVVPHGQSFQDDYAGIFHFQFWQFGEWVDVVIDDRLPVKDGELMFVHSAEGNEFWSALLEKAYAKLNGSYEALSGGSTTEGFEDFTGGVSEMYELRSAPKDLHWIISKALDRGSLLGCSIDITSAFDMEAVTFKKLVKGHAYSVTGLKEVDFRGNMERLIRIRNPWGQVEWTGAWSDNSSEWDEVDPSEREDLHLKMEDGEFWMTFSEFKRQFNRLEICNLTADALSEDSLGHWNTTNFYGTWRRGSTAGGCRNNPNTFWINPQYKITLLEEDDDPEDNEVACSFLVALMQKDRRRYRHHGQDMHTIGFALYEIPEEYRGCQNVHLKKNFFLNHSSCARSETFINLREVSTRLRLPPGEYLIVPSTFEPSKEADFVLRVFTEKQSETEELDDEISADLGEDDEVTEDDIDDSFKSMFTQLAGEDMEISIHELRTILNRVVSRHKDLKTDGFSVESCRTMVNLMDKDGSARLGLVEFQILWNKIRKWLVIFRDFDIDKSGAMSSYEMRIAVEAAGFKLNNRLNQILVARYAENEMVDFDNFICCLVKLEAMFRSFQQFDKEGSGEAEMNVTEWLYLTMCG; encoded by the exons ATGGATCCAACCGGAGGGATATGTGCAGCCATACAGGCCAACAGGCTGCGGGCAGAAGGCATGGGCTCCAAGGAGCAGGCCGTGCCCTTCTCCAACCAGGACTACGAGGCCCTGAAGCAGGAATGTGTGGAGTCCGGCTGCCTGTTTGAAGACCCCTGCTTCCCCGCCGAGCCTCCGTCCCTGGGCTTCAAGGAGCTCGCCCCCCATTCCGCCAAAACTATGGATGTGGAGTGGACGAGGCCCACG GAAATGACAGATGACCCTCAGTTCATTGTGGGCGGCGCCACCAGAACGGACATCTGTCAGGGAGCGCTGG GTGACTGCTGGCTCTTAGCAGCCATCGGCTCTCTCACCCTGAACGAGAGGCTCCTTCATCGGGTGGTCCCACATGGGCAGTCCTTCCAAGACGACTACGCTGGAATCTTCCACTTTCAG TTCTGGCAGTTCGGCGAATGGGTGGACGTCGTGATAGATGACAGGCTGCCTGTCAAAGACGGCGAGCTCATGTTTGTCCATTCTGCTGAAGGCAATGAGTTCTGGAGTGCACTCCTGGAGAAGGCATACGCCAA GCTCAATGGCTCCTATGAGGCTCTGTCTGGAGGAAGCACCACCGAAGGCTTCGAGGACTTCACGGGCGGCGTGTCTGAGATGTACGAGCTCCGCAGTGCCCCAAAAGATCTGCACTGGATAATAAGCAAAGCCCTGGATAGAGGCTCTCTGCTGGGCTGCTCCATCGAT ATCACAAGTGCCTTCGACATGGAGGCTGTTACATTCAAGAAGCTTGTGAAGGGCCACGCCTACTCCGTCACTGGACTGAAGGAG GTTGATTTCCGCGGCAACATGGAGCGCCTAATCCGAATACGCAACCCATGGGGTCAGGTGGAGTGGACTGGTGCCTGGAGTGACAA TTCTTCTGAATGGGATGAGGTTGACCCTTCTGAACGAGAAGACCTGCATCTGAAGATGGAAGACGGGGAGTTTTG GATGACCTTCAGTGAATTCAAGAGGCAGTTTAATCGGCTAGAGATCTGTAACTTGACCGCGGACGCTCTGAGCGAGGATAGCCTCGGCCACTGGAACACCACGAACTTCTACGGCACCTGGAGGAGAGGCAGCACCGCTGGAGGCTGCAGGAACAATCCCA ACACGTTTTGGATCAACCCTCAGTACAAGATcacgctgctggaggaggacgaTGACCCAGAGGACAATGAGGTGGCGTGCAGTTTTTTAGTAGCTCTCATGCAGAAGGACCGCCGCAGATATCGGCACCATGGTCAGGACATGCACACCATTGGCTTTGCTCTTTATGAG ATTCCAGAAGAG TACAGAGGCTGCCAGAATGTCCACTTGAAGAAAAACTTCTTTTTGAACCACTCATCGTGCGCTCGCTCGGAGACCTTCATCAACCTGCGGGAGGTGAGCACGCGTCTCCGTCTGCCCCCCGGAGAGTACCTCATCGTCCCCTCCACCTTCGAGCCCAGTAAGGAGGCTGACTTTGTCCTCCGAGTCTTCACTGAGAAACAATCAGAAACAGA AGAACTGGATGATGAAATCTCTGCCGATTTAGGAGAGGAC GATGAAGTAACTGAAGACGACATTGATGACTCCTTTAAGTCCATGTTCACCCAGCTAGCAGGAGAG GACATGGAGATCTCCATTCACGAGCTTCGGACCATTCTAAACAGAGTCGTCTCCCGGC aCAAAGATCTGAAGACTGACGGCTTCAGTGTGGAGTCATGCAGGACCATGGTCAACCTGATGGAC AAGGATGGTAGTGCCCGTTTAGGACTGGTGGAGTTTCAGATCCTCTGGAACAAGATCCGAAAGTGGCTG GTCATTTTTAGAGATTTTGACATCGACAAATCAGGGGCCATGAGCTCATATGAGATGCGCATTGCTGTTGAGGCGGCAG GTTTTAAACTGAATAACAGACTGAACCAGATTCTGGTAGCCCGGTATGCAGAAAACGAGATGGTTGACTTTGACAACTTCATCTGCTGCTTGGTCAAGCTTGAAGCCATGTTTA GGTCTTTCCAGCAGTTCGACAAGGAGGGATCAGGAGAGGCTGAGATGAATGTCACAGAG TGGCTTTACCTCACGATGTGTGGTTGA